In Desulfovibrio inopinatus DSM 10711, the following are encoded in one genomic region:
- a CDS encoding MFS transporter produces MTRITPLPHASIPSPNDRAVLGWLLYDAGNSAYATTVAVGVLPAFFAGVIVGPTGIELFGHTVSATSLWGAAVGFAALMLFCLAPILGALADRTHTKKRFLMAFCLLGVASTLGLSRCGPGDVGIALTLFVAAQIGFNGGNAFYDAFLPHIASQNELDIVSGKGFAWGYIGGGVQFGLALGLIAGHDALGLTMTEAAGWAMASAGLWWLAFASGTFFLLPEPDKRTAPHESRCTSSLIRQEVAQALRHGRRIMADPTLRRFIIAFFFFNDGVQTTISMATIYGKEELGLSNQTLMITLLIIQFVAFVGAMLFGRLGARIGTIRALSLTLVIWLAVAGYAAVLSTSTQYIILGMVVGLVLGGSQSLARSLYAALIPQTESAGYFGFFSVFNKFSAILGPFAFALIRQVTGSSRPAVLVLFVFFLLGLFFLRRIKSETLRPTTHPHS; encoded by the coding sequence ATGACGCGGATTACGCCACTTCCACACGCTTCCATCCCATCGCCAAACGATAGAGCCGTTTTGGGGTGGCTTCTCTATGATGCTGGAAATTCAGCCTATGCAACAACGGTTGCCGTGGGCGTATTGCCAGCCTTTTTTGCTGGCGTCATCGTCGGCCCAACAGGTATTGAGCTCTTTGGACACACTGTCTCCGCCACGAGCCTCTGGGGAGCTGCCGTTGGGTTCGCGGCTCTTATGTTGTTCTGCCTTGCCCCGATTCTTGGCGCATTGGCAGACCGAACCCACACGAAGAAACGCTTCCTCATGGCATTTTGCCTGCTCGGTGTCGCCTCAACTCTCGGTCTCTCACGTTGCGGCCCCGGAGATGTCGGCATTGCTTTAACATTATTCGTTGCCGCACAAATAGGCTTCAACGGAGGAAATGCGTTTTATGATGCGTTTTTGCCACATATCGCTTCGCAAAACGAACTTGATATTGTCTCCGGGAAAGGATTTGCGTGGGGATATATTGGTGGCGGCGTGCAGTTCGGACTTGCTCTTGGGTTAATCGCCGGACATGACGCACTCGGTTTGACAATGACCGAAGCGGCGGGGTGGGCCATGGCATCAGCGGGCCTATGGTGGCTTGCCTTTGCATCGGGAACATTCTTTTTATTGCCGGAACCCGACAAACGAACGGCCCCTCACGAAAGCCGCTGCACCAGTTCCCTTATCCGCCAGGAAGTTGCTCAAGCGCTCCGCCACGGACGGCGAATTATGGCCGATCCGACGTTACGTCGATTTATTATTGCGTTCTTCTTTTTTAATGACGGCGTGCAGACAACCATCAGCATGGCGACGATCTATGGAAAAGAAGAGCTTGGCCTCTCCAACCAAACCCTCATGATAACCTTACTCATCATCCAATTTGTCGCTTTTGTGGGGGCTATGCTATTTGGTCGTTTAGGAGCGCGTATCGGCACGATTCGTGCGTTATCGTTAACGCTGGTTATCTGGCTTGCAGTCGCCGGGTATGCCGCCGTCCTCTCCACCTCGACCCAATATATTATTTTGGGCATGGTTGTGGGCCTCGTTCTTGGTGGCTCACAATCCCTGGCACGGTCGCTGTATGCGGCCCTTATCCCACAAACCGAATCAGCCGGGTATTTCGGTTTTTTTTCTGTTTTTAACAAATTTTCAGCGATACTCGGTCCATTTGCATTTGCACTCATTCGCCAAGTAACAGGATCATCACGCCCGGCTGTCCTCGTCCTATTCGTCTTTTTCCTGCTGGGACTTTTCTTTTTACGACGCATAAAGTCGGAAACCCTTCGGCCTACAACACACCCTCACTCATGA
- a CDS encoding ATP-binding protein, whose product MQLHLVSYRLQNEEQVNAIIHDVESWLSHSFETETDRDLFLLAVIETVNNTVDHALPKASTDEVNALFVSGKTWALFGLRDWGPGFVPSIKDPGTVSGPRGRGLGYIRNFADVLLFNSQGNEIAFVKGVAAMQVAATNVTAKQSVFPPHVMLFHDVVFLQAKINISQGFTELFEAAATLGKGRKVFIDIKNVRLLNSMAWGSIFAESEHEDVESIVLFNAGEAIVRSAKLMGLDARHGEVYEKIQLIPDCGRAMEVLAAALGIEGVS is encoded by the coding sequence ATGCAACTCCACCTTGTCAGCTATCGACTCCAAAACGAAGAGCAGGTCAATGCCATTATTCATGATGTTGAATCGTGGCTTTCTCACTCGTTTGAAACGGAAACGGATCGTGATCTTTTTCTTCTCGCAGTTATTGAAACGGTCAATAATACCGTTGACCATGCTTTGCCGAAAGCATCAACGGATGAAGTTAATGCCCTTTTTGTATCGGGAAAAACTTGGGCTCTTTTTGGGCTCCGAGACTGGGGGCCAGGGTTTGTTCCAAGTATCAAAGACCCCGGGACAGTGAGCGGACCCCGTGGGAGAGGACTTGGGTATATTCGAAATTTTGCAGACGTATTGCTTTTTAACAGCCAAGGAAATGAAATTGCCTTTGTCAAAGGAGTCGCCGCCATGCAAGTCGCCGCCACGAATGTTACAGCGAAACAGTCTGTTTTCCCTCCTCATGTCATGTTGTTTCATGATGTTGTTTTTTTGCAGGCAAAAATCAATATTTCTCAAGGGTTTACGGAGTTATTCGAAGCGGCTGCAACTCTTGGCAAAGGAAGAAAAGTTTTTATCGACATAAAGAACGTTCGTTTGCTGAACAGCATGGCGTGGGGTTCGATATTTGCTGAGTCGGAACATGAAGATGTTGAGAGCATTGTGCTTTTTAATGCTGGAGAGGCTATTGTTCGATCGGCTAAGCTCATGGGCCTCGATGCTCGGCATGGTGAAGTTTATGAGAAAATACAACTTATTCCGGACTGTGGCCGGGCAATGGAAGTTCTCGCTGCTGCCCTTGGGATTGAAGGCGTATCCTGA
- a CDS encoding Hpt domain-containing protein — protein MSENMIDEELFQDFFVDVQDTFYPQVTSAMEEIRAGRLDSGVDGMMRPLHTIKGTSAFLGLSEIADYTHKVEDALKAVQAKTQTAEPTSIIRAVDLVFNLLERARSGVSLDGAGRQAALTALGGDNGFAKVVSDDIAELSVTTRNGLVVITVNMARVHLPSQYQPLFDALSSVENGTPVVLDLHAVRTLSSTVWGGLGRIAGRLPLSVAAMSEACRATYYSWGFDRFVSHFPDVETFLSTNQRSATEERHGH, from the coding sequence ATGTCGGAAAACATGATTGACGAAGAACTCTTTCAAGATTTCTTCGTGGATGTTCAAGACACCTTTTATCCTCAGGTGACGTCGGCGATGGAGGAAATTCGCGCTGGCCGACTTGACTCGGGGGTTGATGGCATGATGCGTCCTCTCCATACAATCAAGGGCACGTCTGCTTTTTTGGGTTTGTCGGAAATTGCCGATTACACGCACAAAGTGGAAGATGCTTTGAAGGCCGTGCAAGCTAAGACACAGACCGCGGAACCGACATCAATCATTCGAGCTGTTGACCTTGTTTTTAATCTGCTTGAGCGCGCTCGAAGCGGTGTTTCCCTCGATGGCGCCGGAAGACAGGCTGCGCTCACGGCTTTAGGGGGGGACAACGGTTTCGCCAAGGTCGTGAGTGATGATATAGCAGAATTATCCGTTACGACACGTAATGGCCTTGTTGTTATCACGGTCAACATGGCTCGTGTGCACCTTCCAAGTCAATATCAACCATTGTTCGATGCATTGAGTTCTGTGGAAAATGGGACACCGGTTGTGTTGGATCTGCATGCTGTACGCACACTCAGTTCTACCGTGTGGGGTGGGCTCGGTCGCATTGCCGGACGTTTGCCATTGTCTGTGGCTGCGATGAGTGAAGCATGTCGCGCGACGTATTATTCTTGGGGATTCGATCGCTTTGTTTCTCATTTCCCGGACGTTGAGACTTTTTTAAGCACCAACCAGCGGAGTGCAACGGAAGAGCGCCATGGACACTGA
- a CDS encoding chemotaxis protein CheA, producing the protein MDTDRLYEEIEDRLGKLEEAILFLESQGTGQANAGHVLAGLGLSRAEGLGPHVGMLLDLFADGVVPPDAELVDSLVVMVESLKRFLFELIRMVSGESQPSQGSVFLPFSGEPVGERTSHPQGEAAALSPVSPTDSPVESVPSPEIKKPTTFSVEGNSSENNSLPIRRAGDVVKVATTHLDELAESLKELIISTTMIRGHRLVSEQTNRELFDIVLDQARSVETMRHSIMAIRRVSLGSLFNRMGRLARDVATKLEKQIDVEFEGSHVELDKTVVDRLGDPLVHLVRNAVDHGIEPPNERTQQGKAETGTLRLIAEFDEEHIIIALSDDGRGLNRDAIFTKAIEKGLAVSGQNLADEEVYAFVMSPGFSTAKNVTDISGRGVGMDVVGESVRDLGGRITIASAAGEGTTFRIILPQARSVEGISDGIVVMVEGQRYVVASNFVAEVAQPEAGDVSMTGGAMEIFRYRGAPLPLIRLRRVFQCPLSSDPEDEQSMILVVDALGHRFAVMADDVEGETQVVIRPLDRYHSLFQNRLFSGMTLIGEHTGLAIDMDKLVLECTVNS; encoded by the coding sequence ATGGACACTGACCGTCTCTACGAAGAGATCGAAGATCGTCTGGGAAAATTGGAGGAAGCTATTCTCTTTTTGGAATCGCAAGGGACAGGGCAGGCCAATGCAGGACATGTGCTTGCTGGACTTGGCTTGTCCCGTGCTGAAGGGCTTGGTCCACATGTTGGTATGCTTCTCGATCTGTTTGCAGACGGTGTCGTTCCCCCTGATGCTGAACTGGTCGATTCCCTCGTTGTTATGGTTGAGAGCCTCAAGCGGTTTTTGTTTGAGCTAATTAGAATGGTGTCGGGCGAGAGCCAGCCTTCGCAAGGTTCCGTCTTTTTACCGTTCTCAGGTGAACCTGTGGGGGAGAGAACATCTCACCCACAGGGGGAGGCCGCTGCCCTTTCTCCAGTCTCTCCAACAGATTCGCCTGTCGAATCGGTGCCTTCTCCTGAAATAAAGAAGCCCACAACTTTTTCAGTCGAGGGAAACTCTTCGGAGAATAATTCTTTACCCATTCGACGAGCTGGCGATGTTGTCAAAGTTGCGACCACGCACCTTGATGAACTTGCCGAGTCATTGAAAGAACTGATCATTTCAACGACCATGATTCGTGGCCATCGGTTGGTCAGCGAGCAAACCAATCGCGAGCTTTTCGATATTGTGCTCGACCAGGCTCGGTCCGTTGAAACAATGCGTCATTCCATTATGGCCATTCGTCGTGTTTCTCTTGGATCACTGTTTAATCGTATGGGGCGCCTGGCCAGGGATGTTGCCACAAAACTCGAAAAGCAGATAGATGTTGAATTTGAAGGCAGTCATGTGGAACTCGACAAAACTGTCGTAGATCGTTTGGGTGATCCATTGGTCCATCTTGTTCGCAATGCTGTTGATCATGGTATTGAGCCTCCAAATGAAAGAACGCAACAGGGTAAAGCGGAAACCGGTACACTCCGACTGATCGCAGAATTCGACGAAGAACATATTATTATTGCACTTTCCGACGATGGACGTGGATTGAATCGGGACGCCATTTTTACGAAGGCGATAGAAAAAGGTCTCGCTGTTTCCGGTCAAAATTTGGCAGATGAGGAAGTGTATGCATTCGTGATGTCCCCAGGATTTTCCACGGCAAAAAATGTTACCGATATTTCCGGTCGAGGTGTTGGTATGGATGTCGTGGGGGAGAGCGTTCGTGATCTTGGTGGACGCATAACCATTGCTAGTGCAGCTGGAGAAGGAACCACGTTTCGTATCATTCTGCCTCAAGCCCGGTCCGTTGAAGGAATTTCCGATGGAATCGTGGTCATGGTCGAAGGACAACGGTACGTCGTTGCCTCAAACTTTGTTGCCGAAGTTGCCCAACCTGAAGCTGGTGATGTCTCCATGACTGGTGGAGCAATGGAAATTTTCCGTTATCGGGGAGCCCCGCTGCCGTTGATTCGATTGCGGCGAGTTTTTCAGTGTCCGCTATCGAGCGATCCTGAAGATGAACAATCAATGATTCTTGTCGTCGATGCATTGGGACATCGTTTTGCTGTTATGGCCGATGACGTGGAAGGGGAAACCCAGGTTGTCATTCGGCCTCTTGATCGTTATCACAGCCTTTTCCAGAATCGTCTTTTTTCCGGCATGACGCTTATCGGTGAACATACCGGTTTGGCCATAGATATGGACAAACTCGTTCTGGAATGCACTGTGAACTCATGA
- a CDS encoding PP2C family protein-serine/threonine phosphatase, with the protein MNNTVRPLVLVVEDNEVNREVCQMNLEMEDIEVMTAADGQQALDMVAVRKPDVILLDIMMPVMDGRQVLDTLKSNPETASIPVAMLTAKAAPSDMVDALRAGAHVYIKKPFDIDELIAQVQTLIQLKKAEDQIREFQKELLEELDLAKKLQDSFAPSHEAIEHLLQAGYNSFLFSRSASVVNGDLVHVQTLPNDSFVLSVADCMGHGVSAALLGAIVKSLLQEVGCCHLRPETALAELNQRLRTLVENDLVAAVYIVKSEEMPGLNLSRAGFPWPLVLRKNGTVEVIEEGGPPLVVAQLPYMASHIELHPGDRLLLFSDGLMEAQSTDGDLFGFPESRFHARLKELGSKTTLKEFGEAIIAEWEAFMESPDDDCTLVILEKTQ; encoded by the coding sequence ATGAATAATACAGTCAGACCGCTTGTCCTTGTTGTCGAAGACAATGAAGTGAATCGTGAAGTTTGTCAGATGAACTTGGAAATGGAGGACATCGAAGTCATGACCGCCGCTGATGGCCAACAAGCCTTGGATATGGTGGCGGTTCGCAAACCTGACGTCATTTTGCTCGACATCATGATGCCGGTCATGGATGGACGCCAGGTGCTCGACACACTCAAATCGAACCCGGAAACAGCGTCCATTCCTGTTGCCATGCTCACGGCCAAAGCGGCACCGAGTGATATGGTGGACGCGTTACGGGCTGGTGCGCATGTATATATCAAAAAGCCTTTCGACATTGATGAACTCATTGCTCAGGTGCAAACGCTCATTCAGCTCAAAAAAGCTGAAGACCAGATACGGGAGTTTCAGAAAGAATTGTTGGAAGAACTTGATCTTGCCAAAAAGCTTCAGGATAGTTTTGCACCATCACATGAGGCGATCGAGCACCTGCTCCAAGCCGGGTACAACAGCTTTCTTTTCAGTCGCAGCGCCAGCGTCGTTAACGGCGACCTTGTCCATGTTCAAACTTTGCCTAACGACAGCTTTGTTCTAAGCGTTGCAGATTGCATGGGACATGGAGTCTCCGCGGCTTTACTTGGGGCCATTGTCAAATCATTATTGCAGGAGGTGGGCTGCTGCCATTTGCGTCCTGAAACGGCTCTGGCCGAACTCAATCAGCGTTTACGTACGTTAGTTGAAAACGACCTCGTGGCCGCCGTGTATATTGTCAAATCGGAAGAAATGCCGGGGCTTAACCTTTCCCGGGCAGGCTTCCCTTGGCCGCTTGTTCTGCGAAAAAATGGTACGGTGGAAGTGATTGAAGAAGGAGGGCCGCCGCTTGTCGTCGCTCAGCTCCCCTACATGGCGAGTCATATTGAGCTTCATCCTGGGGACAGATTACTCCTGTTTTCTGACGGGCTTATGGAAGCACAGTCCACAGATGGCGACCTCTTCGGTTTTCCTGAGTCTCGTTTTCATGCACGATTGAAAGAACTTGGCTCAAAAACAACGCTCAAAGAGTTTGGGGAAGCCATCATTGCCGAATGGGAAGCATTCATGGAGTCCCCTGACGATGACTGTACACTTGTTATTCTCGAAAAAACACAGTGA
- a CDS encoding PAS domain-containing sensor histidine kinase — MLHSRDSIGWRVFIYVMFIAVVAMLIISSIRYALEYRATQEQLNDYLKQTSAKLLPPLTKAVWRANNDMVQTILDSIVGQGPIVWAGVAEDNTFTAEAGKRLKENERIESFPLLQDETREIGLLIVTLDMSDIYNDVRNESYIFLLIQCIEVMCVALAMLFIFNKMVTKPLRFMAKQAQNLNIESPLDFFPSNPTGLHGGERNELGILAQAVNNALREARIAYGEAKRSSASLVQAVDDLKKEIKKRHHAEEEQARFQQLLVSVFYALHETIHVIDNSMHLVMTNSMEHSNLIGKAIPAYEAHDHKRPLTNPFGLACDIALVCHAGLEMRLEDVQFPDGSIRNCHAYPVLSPSGETMLVIEHQQDITASQRMQEALARSEERLTLALDSIKEGVWDWNINTDTTFWSPRIFELAGYNEYEVVPKRENWRSRIHHDDQDHVEHILSQSLVKDDVFEIEYRFFPRSGPLKWLLERGKVVERNTNGSAKRMIGTITDVTMRKSVQEALRISEERLTFALKAASDGLWDWEIPESTFYFSPRLYTMLNYEPYSFPASYSAWIELIHEEDREQTIMTIRETIDTAGTFKIEHRMKTRDGNYLWILNRGIAVKQNQLGRATRLVGTHTDISELKESERRLRASEERLNLILSNLPDAMFILGRDGIVLYANPASGKFFGKPPSEMLGEPFDIPNFAETDFRELNFVFPDNHHGVVEMNRIELSWRDDAVWIISLHDVTDRILAEEAILAKQVAEEANLAKSEFLASMSHELRTPLTGIIGQAQTLERFAVRGRLEQDRLLKSLGSIVTSGRHLATIISDIMDISRIEAGQFEIHPEVFPLTGIFSDIISTFESAAQTKGIEFRIDLPPDPMHVFADRQRLTQVLVNLVSNAIKYTEQGYIHLSASLDETEQYASIEVQDTGVGIGEEDKERIFGRFVRLQKTKHKQGVGLGLSICRRLIDLMDGSISLESELDKGSTFIVTLPATKENPHE, encoded by the coding sequence ATGCTACACTCTCGCGATTCCATTGGTTGGAGAGTATTTATATACGTCATGTTCATTGCCGTTGTGGCAATGCTTATCATTTCGTCCATTCGCTATGCCCTGGAATATCGCGCTACACAAGAACAGCTCAATGATTATCTCAAACAAACTTCGGCCAAATTGTTACCACCTCTGACCAAAGCAGTCTGGCGAGCGAATAACGATATGGTCCAGACGATTTTAGACAGTATTGTCGGACAAGGCCCCATTGTTTGGGCCGGTGTCGCAGAGGATAACACTTTTACGGCTGAGGCCGGAAAACGTCTCAAAGAAAACGAGCGTATTGAATCTTTTCCACTCTTACAGGACGAAACGCGCGAGATAGGCCTTCTCATTGTGACCCTTGATATGTCTGACATTTATAATGATGTGCGCAATGAATCATATATCTTTCTTCTCATTCAATGCATTGAAGTCATGTGCGTTGCATTGGCAATGCTTTTCATCTTCAACAAGATGGTCACCAAGCCTTTGCGATTTATGGCCAAGCAAGCACAGAATCTGAATATCGAATCACCCTTAGATTTCTTTCCATCCAACCCCACAGGCCTTCATGGCGGAGAAAGAAACGAACTTGGTATTCTCGCACAAGCCGTTAATAATGCCTTACGTGAAGCCCGTATTGCATACGGCGAAGCGAAACGCTCCTCAGCAAGCCTGGTGCAGGCTGTTGATGACTTAAAAAAAGAAATAAAAAAACGACACCATGCAGAGGAAGAACAGGCCCGCTTTCAGCAATTACTTGTTTCGGTTTTTTATGCCCTTCACGAGACAATCCACGTTATCGATAACTCCATGCATCTTGTCATGACGAATTCCATGGAACATAGCAATCTTATTGGGAAAGCTATTCCTGCATACGAAGCACACGACCACAAAAGGCCACTGACTAATCCATTCGGTTTGGCATGTGACATTGCTCTCGTTTGTCACGCAGGCCTGGAAATGCGACTCGAAGATGTTCAATTTCCCGATGGCAGCATTCGAAATTGCCATGCATACCCTGTTCTTTCCCCCTCGGGAGAGACCATGCTTGTCATTGAACACCAACAAGACATCACGGCATCGCAACGTATGCAAGAGGCACTGGCACGAAGTGAAGAACGTCTCACATTGGCTCTCGACTCCATCAAAGAAGGAGTGTGGGACTGGAACATCAATACGGATACAACGTTCTGGAGTCCACGGATCTTCGAGCTTGCGGGGTATAATGAATATGAAGTTGTCCCGAAGAGAGAAAATTGGCGTTCCCGAATCCATCACGATGATCAGGATCACGTTGAGCACATCCTGTCCCAGTCTCTGGTAAAAGACGATGTCTTCGAAATTGAATACCGCTTTTTCCCTCGCAGCGGCCCTTTGAAGTGGCTTCTTGAGCGCGGTAAAGTGGTGGAACGGAATACGAACGGCTCAGCAAAACGCATGATCGGCACGATTACCGATGTCACCATGCGAAAAAGTGTTCAAGAAGCCTTACGCATAAGTGAAGAACGTCTCACCTTCGCACTCAAAGCTGCAAGTGACGGGTTGTGGGACTGGGAAATTCCTGAGTCCACATTTTACTTTTCGCCGCGTCTTTATACTATGCTGAATTACGAACCGTACTCGTTCCCCGCTTCATATTCAGCTTGGATCGAACTTATCCACGAAGAAGACCGGGAACAAACGATCATGACGATACGCGAGACCATCGATACAGCAGGGACATTCAAAATTGAACACCGTATGAAGACACGGGATGGAAATTATCTCTGGATCCTCAACCGCGGAATTGCCGTAAAGCAGAATCAACTTGGACGGGCAACACGTCTTGTCGGCACCCATACCGATATATCCGAACTCAAAGAAAGCGAGCGTCGCTTACGTGCAAGCGAAGAGCGTTTGAATCTTATTCTCTCCAACCTTCCTGATGCCATGTTCATTCTTGGTCGAGATGGCATTGTACTGTACGCAAATCCCGCATCGGGGAAGTTCTTTGGAAAACCTCCCAGCGAAATGCTTGGAGAGCCGTTCGATATCCCCAATTTTGCCGAAACCGATTTTCGAGAACTTAATTTTGTCTTTCCTGATAATCATCATGGTGTTGTTGAAATGAATCGTATCGAACTCTCCTGGCGAGATGACGCCGTCTGGATCATCAGCTTGCATGATGTGACAGACCGCATCCTGGCCGAAGAAGCCATCCTGGCCAAACAAGTCGCCGAAGAGGCCAACCTTGCCAAAAGCGAATTTCTCGCATCAATGAGTCATGAACTCCGTACACCGTTGACCGGTATTATTGGGCAGGCTCAAACACTCGAACGTTTTGCCGTGCGGGGTCGCCTGGAGCAGGATCGATTGCTCAAATCTCTGGGAAGTATTGTGACCTCCGGACGGCATTTGGCAACCATTATCAGTGATATCATGGACATTTCACGCATCGAGGCAGGACAATTCGAAATTCATCCAGAGGTATTTCCCCTTACAGGTATTTTCTCCGATATAATCTCCACGTTTGAGAGTGCCGCGCAAACAAAAGGCATTGAGTTTCGCATTGATCTGCCCCCAGACCCAATGCATGTTTTTGCCGATCGACAACGCTTGACTCAAGTTCTTGTCAATCTCGTCAGCAATGCCATCAAGTACACGGAGCAAGGCTATATTCATCTCTCAGCCTCTCTCGATGAGACGGAGCAATACGCCTCTATAGAGGTTCAAGACACCGGTGTTGGAATTGGCGAAGAAGATAAAGAACGTATTTTTGGACGTTTTGTGCGATTACAAAAAACCAAACATAAACAAGGTGTCGGCTTGGGGCTCTCGATATGCCGCCGTCTTATCGATCTTATGGATGGGTCTATCAGTTTAGAAAGTGAGCTCGACAAAGGTTCAACCTTTATCGTGACTCTTCCTGCCACCAAGGAGAATCCCCATGAATAA
- a CDS encoding transporter substrate-binding domain-containing protein, whose protein sequence is MIVLALLLVISSLTSPGYAQETLVFNSQVTNRILGPQCVLNADNVLKEALESLGYSVKFIQYPPLRSLMEVDSGHIDGESTLFEYNAKRFPNIVRVKEAVLEDMPIEAFMIKPPPFNPTPGPAVFGYVRGLFDPSPLVGHDHVVETDSGESLFALLAKGRIDVAVFCRDAGLSLGQHLKIEGFTVVAHIAQVDVYVALNKRHADLAKSLSQVLLEMKHNGRYKTILSNENDSYPDRTGHP, encoded by the coding sequence ATGATCGTTCTTGCCTTACTCCTGGTTATTTCCAGCTTGACTTCTCCCGGCTACGCTCAAGAAACGCTTGTCTTCAACAGCCAGGTTACTAATCGTATCTTGGGGCCACAATGTGTTCTCAACGCCGATAATGTTCTCAAAGAGGCGCTTGAGTCATTAGGGTATTCCGTTAAATTCATCCAATACCCCCCTTTACGAAGCCTCATGGAGGTCGATTCCGGCCACATTGATGGGGAAAGCACACTTTTTGAATACAACGCAAAACGATTTCCAAATATTGTTCGCGTGAAAGAAGCAGTATTGGAAGACATGCCGATCGAAGCCTTCATGATCAAGCCTCCCCCTTTCAATCCAACACCGGGGCCAGCCGTTTTCGGATATGTTCGAGGGCTCTTCGACCCCTCTCCTCTTGTCGGACATGACCATGTCGTTGAGACCGACTCGGGAGAATCGCTTTTTGCTTTACTGGCCAAAGGCCGCATAGATGTGGCTGTTTTTTGTCGTGATGCCGGCCTGTCTTTAGGGCAGCACCTCAAAATTGAAGGATTCACCGTGGTGGCACATATTGCACAAGTTGATGTTTATGTAGCGCTCAACAAACGTCATGCCGATTTGGCTAAATCCTTGAGTCAAGTCCTCCTCGAAATGAAACACAACGGTCGATATAAAACAATTTTGTCTAACGAAAATGATTCATATCCAGATAGGACAGGTCATCCCTGA
- a CDS encoding hybrid sensor histidine kinase/response regulator, with protein MARLLLIDDDRILRTTITKALSSRGYEVTSLGSGEEAMLIGPSHCANFDLVMMDNLMPGIDGFNAFQYMYESCDAAPPAIMLTAHSSLSLAVEFLKAGGADFIEKPVVDFDILDLKIQRAIAQHSLKKQIQEAHVAREAAERTTKLQDVFISLVGHELRTPISQALGLLQTIQRLLQRDNLTPDKLNELLTKATEAIALLGAIVADIMETSHDEATREIEFELIDIAEIVREIGEHMRPVCEKKDLELILPTQHEKVMVVADKALLDQALSHLIENAIIYTQKGRIRISLQVNDIEVIVFVHDTGPGIDEQYHQTIFNRFTRLDETGQHQGAGLGLFLAQRAAHRMGGHIELKSTLGVGSTFMFFLPRQEANQ; from the coding sequence ATGGCGAGACTCCTGCTCATCGACGATGACCGTATTTTACGGACAACCATCACTAAAGCACTCTCCTCGCGCGGGTATGAGGTCACCAGTCTCGGTTCCGGTGAAGAAGCGATGCTCATAGGACCGAGCCATTGTGCAAATTTCGATCTTGTCATGATGGATAATCTCATGCCAGGTATCGATGGCTTTAACGCATTTCAATATATGTATGAGTCTTGTGATGCCGCTCCCCCCGCCATCATGCTGACAGCCCATAGCAGTCTCTCGCTCGCCGTTGAATTTTTGAAAGCAGGTGGCGCCGACTTTATTGAGAAACCTGTCGTTGACTTCGACATCCTCGATCTGAAAATTCAACGGGCTATCGCTCAACACTCGCTCAAAAAACAAATTCAAGAAGCGCATGTCGCACGGGAAGCTGCCGAACGCACGACCAAATTGCAAGACGTTTTCATCTCTCTTGTCGGACATGAACTGCGCACGCCGATCAGTCAAGCTCTCGGCCTCCTCCAAACAATCCAACGCCTCCTCCAACGCGACAACCTCACTCCGGACAAATTGAATGAACTGCTGACCAAAGCCACCGAAGCAATCGCTTTACTCGGCGCTATCGTGGCGGACATTATGGAAACGTCACACGACGAAGCAACACGAGAAATAGAATTCGAGTTGATTGATATCGCCGAGATTGTTCGCGAAATAGGCGAGCATATGCGCCCGGTTTGTGAGAAGAAAGATCTTGAACTCATTCTCCCGACTCAACATGAAAAAGTCATGGTTGTGGCAGATAAAGCGCTTTTAGATCAAGCTCTGTCACATCTCATTGAGAACGCCATCATCTATACTCAAAAAGGAAGAATTCGAATTTCGCTTCAAGTGAACGACATCGAGGTGATTGTTTTTGTTCACGATACAGGACCAGGCATAGACGAGCAGTATCATCAAACAATTTTCAATCGTTTTACCCGTCTCGATGAAACAGGTCAGCATCAAGGCGCAGGGTTGGGATTATTCCTGGCACAACGTGCCGCACATCGCATGGGCGGCCATATTGAACTCAAAAGCACTCTTGGTGTCGGCAGTACATTCATGTTTTTTCTCCCCCGGCAGGAGGCGAATCAATGA